From the genome of Methanosarcinales archaeon, one region includes:
- a CDS encoding transposase, with protein sequence MFAKKIKGLSIRILRLHFPHLKEWCKDHLWAPGCYHGSVGQGWEVVEKYISNTDCTTKR encoded by the coding sequence TTGTTTGCAAAGAAGATCAAAGGACTATCAATCAGAATATTGAGACTGCACTTTCCCCATCTCAAAGAATGGTGCAAGGATCATCTGTGGGCACCTGGCTGCTATCATGGGTCAGTTGGACAGGGATGGGAAGTAGTTGAGAAATATATTTCAAATACAGATTGTACAACAAAAAGATAA